The following are encoded together in the Oreochromis niloticus isolate F11D_XX linkage group LG12, O_niloticus_UMD_NMBU, whole genome shotgun sequence genome:
- the tor2a gene encoding prosalusin codes for MLARLFVLFSFFCNPVCCVFQKLYCTISDSCDCDFKPNIRDLEWDLYKNVYGQHLAQDIVSEEVARFLHNKSPSRPLVLSFHGSSGTGKTLVSSMLGNHLYGSAMSSPYVHQFVPTLHFPLPHRVKQYREELKDWVQGNLTECARSVFIFDEMEKMPPGLIDVLEPLLGPSHVVFRTNYRKAIYVFISTAGEEVINKVALENRQAGREREEIKLDDLQEAIAQAVYNNNTSGLFQSNIIQQKLITRFVPFLPLSRYHVERCVHSQLCQRGSCSRNDVVEAVGGDMIYTPSKGKYFSSTGCKTVPAKINFFL; via the exons ATGTTGGCGAGACTATTTGTGCTGTTTTCGTTCTTTTGTAACCCAGTCTGCTGCGTTTTCCAGAAACTTTACTGCACCATATCGGACAGCTGCGACTGTGACTTTAAGCCGAATATTAGAG ACTTGGAGTGGGACCTCTACAAGAATGTCTATGGACAGCATCTGGCTCAGGACATTGTGTCAGAGGAGGTGGCAAGGTTCCTTCATAATAAAAGCCCCAGTCGGCCACTGGTGCTGTCTTTCCACGGCTCCTCTGGGACGGGAAAGACGCTGGTCAGCTCTATGCTGGGAAATCATCTGTACGGCTCAGCCATGAGCAGCCCGTATGTCCACCAGTTTGTCCCCACGCTGCACTTCCCCTTGCCCCACCGAGTCAAGCAGTACAGG GAGGAGCTGAAGGACTGGGTGCAGGGAAACCTGACTGAGTGCGCTCGATCAGTTTTCATTTTTGATGAGATGGAGAAGATGCCTCCAGGCCTCATTGATGTCCTGGAGCCCTTGTTGGGTCCGTCTCATGTTGTATTTCGCACCAACTACCGCAAGGCGATATACGTCTTTATCAG CACTGCAGGAGAGGAGGTGATAAACAAAGTGGCTCTGGAGAACCGTCAGGCTGgacgagagagagaggagatcAAGTTGGACGACCTGCAGGAGGCCATCGCACAGGCAGTTTACAACAATAACACAA GCGGCCTCTTCCAGTCCAACATCATTCAGCAGAAGCTCATCACCCGCTTTGTTCCCTTCCTGCCGCTGAGCCGATACCACGTCGAGCGCTGCGTGCACTCGCAGCTCTGCCAGCGGGGCAGCTGCAGCCGCAACGACGTGGTGGAGGCAGTAGGGGGCGACATGATCTACACTCCATCTAAGGGAAAGTACTTCTCCAGCACTGGCTGTAAGACTGTCCCTGCCAAAATCAACTTTTTCCTGTGA
- the LOC109204569 gene encoding UDP-glucuronosyltransferase 2B31-like isoform X2 — protein sequence MCHPNLVALAVLLCSTLLVNGGKVLVFPVDGSHWINMNIIIEELHSRGHEVTVVRPNDTWQIKSESPHYKSITITYSNGFDHKRFGAFVMKTLIMRRQGASLWTRLSMEYDLVKEFYELHVKALEMVERMFEDTKLMQSLHDAKYDLVLTDPTIGTGALMAHRLRLPLVFNVRWTIQGEGHFAIAPSPLSYIPIPGSELTDKMTFIQRVQNMLYFFFYTLRFWCITEPNYKPFFHRHFGSDVHYMELFQSADIWLMRNDFTFEFPRPTMPNVVYMSGFQCKPSKPLSKELEDFVQSSGEHGVIVMTLGTLVEELPEDIAEDIAAAFAELPQKVIWRHKGKRPSTLGNNTRILDWLPQNELLGHPKTRVFVAHGGTNGIQEAIYHGVPLVGLPLLFDQADNFFRMKARGVAKVLDIATVNKENFLEALKEVLYQPSYREKMKELSSIQRDQPMKPLDRAMFWIEFVMRHKGAAHLRTESYKMSSIQYYSMDVAAFLLAVIFLVFTIFVSAVRFLLHKLFYRNKIKQE from the coding sequence ATGTGCCATCCAAACTTGGTGGCACTTGCAGTGCTGCTATGCTCTACATTGTTGGTAAATGGAGGGAAAGTCTTGGTGTTCCCTGTGGATGGAAGTCACTGGATCAACATGAATATCATCATTGAAGAGCTTCATTCCAGAGGTCATGAAGTCACAGTGGTGCGGCCAAACGACACCTGGCAGATCAAGTCAGAGTCCCCTCACTACAAGTCCATCACTATAACATACTCAAATGGTTTTGATCATAAGCGCTTTGGAGCATTTGTTATGAAAACACTAATCATGCGTCGACAAGGTGCTTCTCTTTGGACTCGTTTATCGATGGAGTATGATTTAGTGAAAGAGTTTTATGAATTGCATGTCAAGGCGCTTGAGATGGTGGAACGCATGTTTGAGGACACCAAGCTGATGCAGAGCCTCCATGACGCCAAATATGATTTGGTTCTGACTGATCCTACGATTGGTACAGGTGCTTTAATGGCTCACCGTCTGCgtcttccacttgtctttaATGTCAGATGGACTATTCAGGGTGAAGGCCATTTTGCAATTGCACCTTCCCCACTCTCATACATCCCCATACCAGGGTCAGAGCTGACTGACAAGATGACTTTCATTCAGCGTGTCCAGAATATGCTCTACTTTTTCTTCTATACTTTACGATTTTGGTGTATCACAGAACCAAACTACAAACCATTTTTCCATCGTCATTTTGGCAGTGACGTACATTACATGGAGCTGTTTCAGTCAGCAGACATCTGGCTGATGAGAAATGATTTCACCTTTGAGTTCCCTCGACCCACAATGCCAAACGTTGTCTACATGTCAGGATTTCAGTGCAAACCCTCCAAGCCCCTGTCTAAAGAGCTAGAGGACTTTGTGCAGAGTTCGGGTGAACATGGTGTCATTGTGATGACACTGGGAACACTGGTAGAAGAACTTCCAGAGGACATCGCTGAAGAcattgctgctgcttttgcagaACTTCCTCAGAAGGTGATATGGAGGCACAAAGGCAAAAGACCATCCACCCTCGGTAATAACACGCGAATCTTGGACTGGTTGCCCCAAAATGAACTCCTGGGTCACCCCAAGACCAGAGTGTTTGTGGCCCACGGAGGCACCAATGGGATACAGGAGGCCATTTACCACGGTGTGCCCCTGGTTGGCCTGCCACTTTTGTTTGACCAGGCTGATAACTTCTTCAGGATGAAAGCAAGAGGTGTGGCCAAAGTCCTTGATATTGCAACAGTGAACAAAGAAAACTTCTTGGAGGCGCTAAAGGAGGTGCTCTACCAACCATCCTACAGGGAGAAGATGAAGGAGCTGTCCAGCATCCAAAGAGATCAGCCTATGAAACCGCTGGACCGAGCCATGTTCTGGATCGAGTTTGTCATGCGGCACAAAGGAGCGGCGCACTTAAGGACGGAGTCTTACAAGATGTCCAGCATCCAGTACTACTCGATGGATGTGGCAGCTTTTCTGCTGGCAGTTATTTTTCTAGTATTTACCATTTTTGTTTCAGCAGTCAGGTTTCTGTTGCATAAGTTATTTTAcagaaacaaaatcaaacaggaATGA